In Aliiglaciecola sp. LCG003, a genomic segment contains:
- a CDS encoding circularly permuted type 2 ATP-grasp protein translates to MAIRWDNYSVGNFYDELLEDTGKPREHALALCDYLYRLNDTELNEYKAAADSAIHVMGITFRVYNDEEGSIDRAWPFDLIPRLIDVKEWKEIELGLVQRVKALNMFIDDLYNEQSIIKDGVFPAEMLEKSKNFLPQCKGVKPPFGVWAHICGSDLVRDHHGTVYVLEDNLRVPSGVSYMLENRQVMKRVFPEMFEQYNILPVDNYPSELYDMLANLSPRKIEEPEIVVLTPGIYNSAYFEHAYLAQQMGAELVVGDDLVVQDDDCVYMRTINGLSRVDVVYRRIDDWFLDPEVFNPESTLGVPGIMRAWKAGNVGLANAPGSGVADDKVVYSFVPQIIEYYLNEKALLPNVPTYRCINPDERDYVLKNIAQMVVKPANESGGYGMLIGPHASAKEHDEFRELINQDPRNYVAQPMLLLSTAPTVIDTEAEGRHLDLRPFILSGKDISVTMGGLTRVALVKGSTVVNSSQGGGSKDTWIVDMEGK, encoded by the coding sequence ATGGCTATTCGTTGGGATAACTATTCGGTCGGCAACTTCTATGATGAGTTGTTAGAGGATACAGGTAAGCCACGAGAACATGCATTGGCATTGTGCGACTACTTGTATCGGCTTAATGATACTGAACTAAATGAATACAAAGCCGCTGCGGACTCCGCGATCCATGTTATGGGGATCACTTTCAGAGTTTATAATGATGAGGAAGGCTCTATTGATCGGGCTTGGCCTTTCGACCTTATTCCTCGTCTTATCGATGTTAAAGAGTGGAAGGAAATTGAATTAGGTTTAGTTCAGCGTGTCAAAGCGCTAAATATGTTTATTGATGATCTCTACAATGAGCAAAGTATCATTAAAGATGGCGTGTTCCCAGCTGAAATGCTAGAAAAATCGAAAAACTTCTTACCTCAATGCAAAGGCGTAAAACCACCCTTTGGTGTATGGGCACACATCTGTGGATCGGATTTGGTACGTGATCATCATGGCACTGTTTATGTACTTGAGGACAATTTACGAGTCCCTTCTGGGGTATCATATATGTTGGAAAACAGACAGGTGATGAAGCGTGTATTCCCTGAAATGTTTGAGCAATACAATATCCTCCCAGTGGACAACTACCCATCTGAATTATATGACATGCTAGCCAATCTTTCGCCGCGCAAAATTGAAGAGCCTGAAATCGTAGTCCTCACTCCTGGCATCTATAATTCGGCTTATTTTGAGCATGCATACCTGGCACAACAAATGGGCGCAGAGCTGGTGGTTGGTGATGATTTAGTGGTTCAGGATGATGATTGTGTCTATATGCGTACCATCAATGGTTTGAGCCGAGTAGATGTGGTTTATCGCCGTATTGATGACTGGTTCTTAGATCCGGAAGTATTCAATCCTGAATCTACTCTTGGGGTGCCCGGCATCATGCGAGCGTGGAAAGCGGGGAATGTAGGGTTAGCCAATGCGCCTGGTTCGGGAGTAGCAGATGATAAAGTTGTGTACAGTTTCGTGCCACAGATAATCGAATACTATTTGAATGAAAAAGCACTGCTACCCAATGTACCAACCTATCGATGCATCAACCCTGATGAGCGAGATTATGTACTGAAAAATATTGCGCAAATGGTGGTGAAACCTGCTAATGAATCAGGGGGGTACGGTATGTTGATTGGACCTCACGCTAGTGCTAAAGAGCATGATGAATTTCGTGAGTTAATTAACCAGGATCCCCGTAATTACGTAGCCCAGCCTATGTTACTGCTTTCTACTGCGCCTACGGTTATCGACACAGAAGCTGAAGGGCGACATTTAGATTTACGACCATTTATACTCAGCGGCAAAGACATCAGCGTTACGATGGGCGGCTTGACAAGGGTGGCCTTGGTTAAAGGGTCGACAGTGGTGAATTCCTCCCAAGGTGGCGGTAGTAAAGATACATGGATTGTTGATATGGAGGGCAAATAA
- a CDS encoding CPXCG motif-containing cysteine-rich protein gives MVSIASETSQSIECPHCGHHLHILIDSSNGDQDFFDECPNCCHDIHIAVHLDELHKKIDVKIISDDEQNY, from the coding sequence ATGGTTTCCATTGCCTCTGAAACATCTCAGTCTATAGAGTGTCCACACTGTGGTCATCACTTGCATATATTAATCGACAGTAGTAACGGAGATCAGGATTTTTTCGATGAATGCCCGAACTGCTGTCATGACATTCATATTGCCGTCCACTTAGATGAACTTCACAAAAAAATTGACGTCAAGATCATCTCTGATGACGAGCAAAACTATTAA
- a CDS encoding alpha-E domain-containing protein, producing MLSRVANNLCWLGRYLERAENTARLINVNFNLLLDLPKSIELGWEPIVDIISNREQFYQNYEDASERNVVNFLVADSKNFGSIVNSLNASRENARTIREIIPREAWEQINELYLYAKENNQKALSRRSRYDFLSEIIQANQTITGILSGTMTYDEGYQFLLIGRNLERADMTTRIIDVRSATLLPDIETEQSAFENLQWMSVLKSLTAYQMYRREMRLRIRRSDVLKFLLLEERFPRALMHTLKQVEVCLRQLPNYEASLNTLSKVEQQLLDANPQLLIQDKLHEFIDDMQLGLMEIFDQIQQTYF from the coding sequence ATGTTGTCGCGTGTAGCAAATAATTTATGTTGGTTGGGGCGTTACTTAGAGCGGGCAGAAAATACTGCTCGATTGATAAACGTGAACTTTAATCTTTTATTGGACTTACCTAAAAGTATTGAACTGGGTTGGGAGCCAATAGTTGATATTATCTCAAATCGGGAGCAATTTTATCAAAACTACGAAGACGCTAGTGAGCGAAACGTGGTCAACTTTTTGGTTGCCGATAGCAAAAACTTTGGCTCAATCGTCAACTCACTAAATGCCTCTAGAGAAAATGCTCGCACCATACGTGAAATTATCCCAAGGGAAGCGTGGGAGCAAATAAATGAATTATATTTATATGCCAAAGAGAATAACCAAAAAGCTTTATCAAGACGTTCTAGATACGACTTTTTAAGTGAAATAATTCAGGCGAATCAGACTATTACAGGGATATTGTCGGGTACTATGACCTATGATGAAGGCTATCAATTCTTACTCATAGGGCGCAATCTAGAACGGGCAGATATGACCACACGGATCATCGATGTGCGCAGTGCAACCTTGTTACCCGACATAGAAACAGAGCAGTCAGCATTTGAGAACCTGCAGTGGATGAGTGTATTAAAGTCATTGACCGCGTATCAAATGTATCGGCGCGAAATGCGCTTAAGGATCCGCCGCTCTGATGTACTCAAATTTTTATTGCTTGAAGAGCGTTTTCCGCGCGCGTTAATGCATACCCTCAAGCAAGTTGAGGTCTGCTTACGTCAGTTACCTAATTATGAAGCATCGCTCAACACTTTGTCTAAAGTGGAGCAACAGCTACTGGATGCCAATCCACAGTTGCTTATTCAGGACAAGCTCCATGAATTTATTGATGATATGCAATTGGGTCTAATGGAGATATTCGACCAAATTCAACAGACCTACTTTTAG
- a CDS encoding peptidase: MTYCLAISLNKGLVFASDSRTNAGVDYVATYSKMTRFVFPHNRTLVLLTSGSLATSQAVINAINKDIADPEAKFDISKGKYLHEVAQYIGQLSQAEQNAHADAMEKSKSSAESSFILGGQIEGEKCEIFLIYPQGNFITASADTPYLQIGENKYGKPILDRIISPTTSLEDAARCAIVSVDSTIRSNISVGPPIELAIHTDGVIEQPYHNVLTANSMMYKSIQKQWNLGLKRAFNRLPRFDWEKPNITKEG; this comes from the coding sequence TTGACCTATTGTTTAGCCATTAGCTTAAATAAAGGATTAGTCTTTGCGTCTGACTCACGCACCAATGCGGGCGTAGATTATGTCGCGACCTACAGCAAGATGACTCGATTTGTATTTCCACACAATCGTACCTTAGTATTATTAACCTCTGGCAGTTTAGCCACCTCTCAAGCGGTTATTAATGCCATCAATAAAGATATAGCAGATCCGGAGGCTAAATTTGACATCTCCAAAGGTAAATACCTGCATGAAGTGGCTCAATATATCGGACAGCTAAGTCAAGCTGAGCAAAACGCCCATGCGGACGCCATGGAAAAATCTAAATCCAGTGCAGAGTCGAGCTTCATTTTAGGAGGACAAATTGAGGGTGAGAAGTGTGAGATTTTCTTGATCTATCCGCAAGGAAACTTCATCACTGCATCGGCTGATACGCCTTATTTGCAGATTGGGGAAAATAAATACGGTAAACCCATTTTGGATAGGATCATTAGCCCCACTACATCTCTAGAAGATGCTGCGCGCTGCGCCATAGTTTCGGTTGATTCTACCATTCGAAGTAATATCTCGGTAGGGCCACCCATTGAGTTAGCTATTCACACTGATGGCGTGATTGAACAGCCCTACCATAACGTGCTAACAGCCAATAGTATGATGTACAAGTCAATCCAAAAGCAGTGGAATTTAGGATTGAAGCGGGCATTTAATCGTCTACCCCGCTTTGACTGGGAGAAGCCTAATATCACTAAAGAAGGTTAA
- a CDS encoding pteridine reductase — MQNKVVFITGSAKRIGAYTAQYLHNCGYNIVLHCHRSQDAGLNLMASLNKLRSDSAKLVQGDLTDPSVVAEIAKAAIDAFGRLDVLVNNASSFYSTPVGTIEESDWQALIGSNAQAPLFLTQACEKQLEKNQGVVINMADIHAQKPLKGHTVYCMAKAALVSMTQSLAQELAPTIRVNAVAPGAILWPEKELSDKDKENMLKHIPLGRLGQEHDIAQAIKFLIDASYITGQVLAVDGGRSIANTTVA; from the coding sequence ATGCAAAATAAAGTGGTTTTCATTACCGGCAGTGCTAAGCGGATTGGCGCGTACACCGCACAATACCTGCATAACTGCGGCTATAATATCGTATTGCATTGCCATCGCTCTCAAGACGCCGGGCTAAATTTGATGGCGAGTTTAAATAAACTTCGTTCTGATTCAGCTAAATTGGTACAGGGTGATTTGACTGATCCTAGCGTTGTAGCGGAAATTGCTAAAGCGGCTATAGATGCCTTCGGGCGCTTGGACGTGCTGGTCAACAATGCTTCCTCATTTTACTCCACCCCAGTTGGTACTATCGAGGAGTCGGACTGGCAAGCTCTTATAGGTAGCAACGCGCAAGCGCCTCTGTTTTTAACCCAAGCTTGTGAAAAACAACTTGAGAAGAATCAGGGTGTTGTCATCAATATGGCAGATATTCATGCACAAAAGCCACTCAAGGGTCATACTGTATACTGCATGGCAAAAGCTGCACTGGTCAGCATGACACAATCTTTAGCGCAGGAACTTGCTCCAACAATCAGAGTAAACGCGGTTGCCCCAGGCGCTATATTATGGCCCGAAAAGGAACTAAGCGATAAAGACAAAGAAAACATGCTTAAACATATTCCTTTGGGCAGGTTAGGCCAGGAACATGATATCGCCCAAGCCATTAAATTTTTAATAGATGCATCTTATATAACCGGACAAGTATTAGCCGTAGATGGGGGAAGAAGCATCGCCAACACCACCGTCGCATAG
- a CDS encoding DUF3080 family protein: MLPIFKPIAAYLCVSMLGACTTESIDSDLMKYHSRLANILQVDTKQQDRHNTLTYPKASVLAVDIAQTSINLRDFYGLNNCSVMTLIAQRNTPLGKVQLPSSRYIYEVKLIEGITACLASTSSPEQAKLLNQWLVLKQRNLPLVWTNLLQNSIEVKQAFSSNRAWLKMSDQSDLHGVQQALDYLLQLHQSPKANPEHLENALNQLRKAPLLAKMWRTQLLLSNELSHVSALLDENNDKLHCHSAQSKQQVEYMKNVFQMFFIDRVQPLAGQLNQFHYSFEPLISTLIDKPQLSPSLKQYLQARMNDFAHYQQIMSQHIHYWQTLLARCNLSPQRS; the protein is encoded by the coding sequence TTGTTACCAATCTTCAAGCCGATTGCTGCGTATCTTTGTGTTTCTATGCTGGGTGCCTGCACAACAGAATCAATTGATTCTGACTTAATGAAGTACCACAGTCGACTAGCCAATATTTTGCAGGTAGACACAAAGCAGCAAGATCGGCATAACACCCTAACCTACCCCAAAGCCTCTGTATTAGCGGTAGATATTGCGCAAACATCGATTAATTTGCGAGACTTTTACGGGTTAAACAATTGCTCGGTGATGACGTTAATAGCACAACGGAATACTCCACTAGGTAAAGTACAACTCCCCTCTTCTCGATATATCTATGAAGTTAAGTTAATTGAAGGAATCACAGCATGTTTAGCTTCGACATCCTCACCAGAGCAAGCAAAACTATTAAACCAGTGGCTGGTTCTAAAACAACGGAATTTGCCTCTTGTGTGGACAAACCTGCTGCAGAACAGTATTGAGGTTAAGCAAGCTTTTAGCAGTAACCGAGCATGGCTAAAGATGTCGGATCAAAGTGATTTGCATGGCGTCCAGCAGGCTTTAGACTACCTACTGCAACTTCATCAATCGCCAAAAGCCAATCCTGAACATTTAGAAAATGCACTTAATCAACTCAGAAAAGCGCCCTTGCTAGCCAAGATGTGGCGCACCCAATTGCTTTTGAGCAATGAACTGAGCCACGTCAGCGCATTATTAGATGAAAATAATGACAAACTGCATTGCCATTCCGCTCAGTCTAAACAACAAGTTGAATATATGAAAAATGTATTTCAAATGTTCTTCATTGACAGGGTTCAGCCATTAGCTGGCCAACTGAACCAGTTCCATTATTCATTTGAACCGCTTATTTCAACCCTAATCGATAAACCACAACTCAGCCCAAGCTTGAAGCAATACCTTCAGGCTCGAATGAATGATTTCGCACATTATCAACAGATCATGTCACAACATATTCACTATTGGCAGACTCTTTTAGCCAGATGTAACCTATCACCTCAGCGATCATAA